From the Balneola sp. genome, one window contains:
- a CDS encoding phosphatidylinositol kinase: MVMSYRKADIYIYETKAGLLEETDTGYRFTYEADYLAGSNIEPVSLTLPLQEEPYESNILFPFFDGIIPEGWLLEVVEETWKVNPKDRMGLLLVSCKDTIGNISVRES; this comes from the coding sequence ATCGTAATGAGCTATAGAAAAGCAGATATATATATTTACGAAACAAAAGCCGGACTGCTGGAAGAAACTGATACAGGATACCGCTTTACTTATGAGGCAGACTATTTGGCTGGTTCTAATATAGAACCAGTGAGCCTTACTCTCCCCCTCCAAGAGGAGCCCTATGAATCAAACATCCTTTTTCCATTCTTTGATGGAATAATTCCGGAGGGATGGTTACTAGAAGTGGTAGAAGAAACTTGGAAGGTAAACCCTAAAGATCGGATGGGGCTTCTTCTGGTTAGTTGTAAGGATACTATTGGCAATATCAGTGTGAGGGAATCATGA
- a CDS encoding toxin HipA, which translates to MNRCMICAQEVAQDEMYHDKCLETLFDSKKAPILEASLNELNELAKKSVTNRVTVPGVQSKLSLEINHKTKEADKLTIVGLWGRYILKPPSSTWDELPENEHCTMLMAQAAGIETVPFGLIHLSSGEKAYITKRIDRDAKGNKFAMEDMCQLTLRLTEDKYKGSHEQIAKVIKKHSSNPLFDITRFYELVLFCFLCGNGDMHLKNFSLFKDPKLSWKLAPAYDLLSTRLVIPESKDPEELSLTIAGKKSNFNLPTFIKFGESIGLNSKQIENIIGKQLEQKELYDQIIDHSFLSQDMKDEYHQIVSQRMNVIASSD; encoded by the coding sequence ATGAACAGATGTATGATTTGTGCCCAGGAAGTTGCTCAAGATGAAATGTATCATGACAAATGCCTGGAAACGTTATTTGATTCAAAGAAAGCACCAATACTTGAGGCAAGCCTGAATGAGCTAAACGAGTTAGCAAAAAAGTCCGTAACAAACCGGGTTACGGTTCCTGGAGTACAATCAAAGCTTTCGTTGGAAATAAATCATAAAACTAAAGAGGCGGACAAACTTACCATTGTTGGGCTTTGGGGAAGATATATCCTTAAACCACCATCTAGTACATGGGATGAGCTCCCAGAAAATGAACACTGTACGATGCTCATGGCGCAAGCAGCGGGCATAGAAACCGTGCCATTTGGACTTATTCATTTATCCTCTGGAGAAAAAGCTTACATCACTAAAAGAATTGACCGAGACGCAAAGGGAAACAAATTTGCAATGGAGGACATGTGCCAGCTAACTCTTCGTTTAACCGAGGACAAATATAAAGGCTCTCATGAGCAGATTGCCAAAGTAATTAAAAAACATAGCTCAAATCCTCTTTTCGATATAACTCGTTTTTATGAATTAGTTTTATTCTGCTTTCTTTGTGGAAATGGGGATATGCATTTGAAGAATTTTTCTTTGTTCAAAGATCCAAAATTGAGCTGGAAACTAGCCCCCGCCTATGATCTCTTATCAACCCGACTGGTTATCCCGGAGTCAAAGGACCCAGAAGAACTATCACTCACTATTGCAGGAAAGAAGAGCAATTTTAATTTGCCAACCTTTATCAAATTTGGTGAGAGCATAGGACTGAACTCAAAACAAATAGAGAATATCATTGGGAAGCAGTTAGAGCAAAAAGAGCTATATGACCAGATAATCGACCACTCTTTTCTTTCCCAAGATATGAAAGACGAATATCA